The Gaiella occulta genome has a window encoding:
- a CDS encoding inositol-3-phosphate synthase, whose amino-acid sequence MAASNGSTNGSARSKDKVRVAIIGVGNCANSLLQGVEYYKSADRDAFVPGLMHVDLGGYHISDIEFTAAFDVVKGKVGEDLADAMWAKPNDTIKFADVPKTGIKVSRGMTHDGIGKYLSQVVEKAPGETADIVKILRETGTDVVVNYLPVGSEMAAKWYAEQILEAGCAMVNCMPVFIAREHYWQKRFEDAGLPIIGDDIKSQVGATISHRVLTSLFRERGVHLDRTMQLNVGGNSDFMNMLERERLESKKISKTNAVTSMLDYDLGEGNVHVGPSDYVPWLTDRKWAYIRMEGTAFGDVPLNLELKLEVWDSPNSAGIVIDAVRLAKLALNNGIAGALEGPSSYLMKSPPVQIVDSEARESTERFIKQNALKQERAAAKE is encoded by the coding sequence ATGGCTGCCAGCAACGGCTCCACGAACGGAAGCGCCCGCTCCAAGGACAAGGTGCGCGTCGCCATCATCGGCGTCGGCAACTGCGCCAACTCGCTGCTGCAGGGCGTCGAGTACTACAAGAGCGCCGACCGGGACGCGTTCGTCCCCGGGCTCATGCACGTCGACCTCGGCGGCTACCACATCTCCGACATCGAGTTCACCGCCGCCTTCGACGTCGTCAAGGGCAAGGTCGGCGAGGACCTCGCCGACGCCATGTGGGCGAAGCCGAACGACACGATCAAGTTCGCCGACGTCCCGAAGACCGGCATCAAGGTGTCGCGGGGGATGACGCACGACGGCATCGGCAAGTACCTCTCCCAGGTCGTCGAGAAGGCGCCGGGCGAGACCGCCGACATCGTCAAGATCCTCAGGGAGACGGGCACCGACGTCGTCGTCAACTACCTGCCGGTCGGCTCGGAGATGGCGGCGAAGTGGTACGCGGAGCAGATCCTCGAGGCCGGCTGCGCGATGGTCAACTGCATGCCGGTGTTCATCGCGCGCGAGCACTACTGGCAGAAGCGCTTCGAGGACGCCGGCCTGCCGATCATCGGCGACGACATCAAGTCGCAGGTCGGCGCCACCATCTCGCACCGCGTCCTCACGAGCCTGTTCCGCGAGCGCGGCGTGCACCTCGACCGCACGATGCAGCTCAACGTCGGCGGCAACTCCGACTTCATGAACATGCTGGAGCGGGAGCGCCTCGAGTCGAAGAAGATCTCGAAGACGAACGCCGTCACGTCGATGCTCGACTACGACCTCGGCGAGGGCAACGTCCACGTCGGCCCCTCCGACTACGTGCCGTGGCTGACCGACCGCAAGTGGGCGTACATCCGCATGGAGGGCACCGCATTCGGCGACGTGCCGCTCAACCTCGAGCTCAAGCTCGAGGTGTGGGACTCGCCGAACTCGGCCGGCATCGTCATCGACGCCGTCCGCCTCGCGAAGCTCGCGCTCAACAACGGCATCGCAGGCGCGCTCGAGGGGCCGTCGAGCTACCTGATGAAGTCGCCGCCGGTGCAGATCGTCGACAGCGAAGCGCGCGAGAGCACCGAGCGCTTCATCAAGCAGAACGCGCTCAAGCAGGAGAGAGCGGCGGCGAAGGAGTGA